From Vigna radiata var. radiata cultivar VC1973A unplaced genomic scaffold, Vradiata_ver6 scaffold_23, whole genome shotgun sequence, the proteins below share one genomic window:
- the LOC106778538 gene encoding uncharacterized protein LOC106778538, translated as MEHKAWWALKFLNFDPAKAQRKRGNQLLELEEMWLHAYESSRTYKDKVKFYHDKKLMKRTFHPGDLVLLFNSRLKLFPRKLKSKWSGPFMVKHVFQSGAVELNSLTEDDQQRRWIVNGQRLKHYVGGDVEQFASVMMLVDP; from the coding sequence atggaacacaaagcCTGGTGGGCAttgaagtttttgaattttgaccctgCCAAGGCTCAACGGAAACGAGGTAACCAGCTGTTAGAACTCGAAGAAATGTGGTTGCATGCATATGAGTCATCCaggacttacaaagataaggtgaagttttatcatgacaagaagCTGATGAAAagaactttccatccaggaGATTTGGTTCTCTTATTCAACTCGCGGCTTAAGTTATTCCCAAGGAAGCTGAAGTCAAAATGGTCAGGACCTTTTATGGTGAAACATGTATTCCAGAGTGGAGCAGTGGAATTAAATTCTTTGACCGAAGATGATCAACAAAGGAGATGGATCGTGAATGGCCAAAGGCTCAAACACTATGTAGGAGGAGATGTAGAGCAATTTGCCTCAGTcatgatgttggtggatccatga